The window ACATAACTGTCATTATGGAGAGCAACTCTTGTTGATGGAGTTATCTTGGTGATATCGATATTTTTATCAATGTCAACAACATATTTCCGTTCAATTCTAAGATTGTAAACAATATGAAACATTAGATGCACATGTATTCAAAAGGGTAGACGAGGCAAACCtcctttatctctttaatttgctGGTCAAGACCGCCAATCATGTCATATGTGGAATCTGGAACCTTTTCAACTTTCATGAGGTTGACCCATCAACTTTGCTTGGCAAGATTAAATGAAGCACATAACTGTCATTATGGAGAGCAACTCTTGTTGATGGAGTTATCTTGGTGATATCGATATTTTTATCAATGTCAACCACTAATTACACTTCTTCAATTGTAAGATTGTAAACAATATGAAACATTAGATAAAAATGTATTCAAACTGTTTTCAAACCATCTCTTATTAACAATAAGGCACTCCTTCTGCATGTAATAGTCTATTCCCTTGCTAAAATatcattacttttcaaaaacaagtctatAGTTAAAAAACAGCTGCAAATTTACAATTGAGTGCATTCATATAGGAATATTACTTACCTTAACTAAAACGTTATTCTTCCCCATTACGTTGACaaatagtgtgtatatatataactttaaaTTGGCATCAATGTTAATATAAATGTGCTAATTTCGACTTTCAACATTTAAATGAAGTTAATTTTATTCTTAGAAATTGGTTTTAAAAGTGTATGAACAACACATTTGATACAACTAATAGTTGGGGAAATTGATTTGGAAGTCGAGGGACAAAATTGATACTATTAAATGGCTTGAACAATTTACGATGCTCTAAAAGTATAGGTTTAGGAACTACTTTTAAAagcatttgataaaaaaaaaattaactaacttTTTGTCCTTAAAAATGATTTGGTAACAAATAATCTAAGGGCATCTGTTAACAAGACccaactaaaactaaaactgtgacaaatttataaaaaccaATGAGACATTAATTTGgccattttattattattattttttttttggagggtggccattttattaaagttactaaaaaaattcacaCCTAATGATGACATTGGCTTGATTTTGCCACGGCTGAGTGATTAAATTGATACAAatagtatttctaaaaaaaaatttattgatacaATTATACAAATAGTAGTTGAGTGTTAAATTAAATTTAGCCCAAATAGTTTGAAACCAAGTTAGTAATTTaacattccatttattttatttgtttacaaatctttttttctttttttgggtaaagaatCTACAAATGTAGTTCAAAGTTTGCATCTGTCGTTGCCAATGGTTGCAAGTTTCAgaacagcaacaacaaccaTCTTTGATGCAACCACTAtcacatacaaaattttaagattcaTTCCAAGAAGGTTCGTGCTAGGCACCCCAACTTTCCTTCCTTTCACTGCCAATCTGCCGTCATTAAAAGAATGATGAAACATCAGTACTagatttccttcttttttatataaagaaaagaagcttTCATTATTAGAAAGGAAAAGGCATTAATTATAAGATTTCATAAGAAAATAAGGATTTGGTTTTCGTACCTCAGGTTTAGTAGCTAAGGCCTCTTCAAACTGTTTCAAGAGCGTGGGTGGAGAAAGATGGTCATTTTCAGCTCCTAGTACTGCAATAGGAACCTTAACCCCTGAAATGAATTCCAAATATTGATCAGTCAACAATGAGAcaatccattattttttttcccttgcaCTTGTACCAAAACAGAAGAAATTTAATgtagaaaaactcaaaaacaccaTTGTTAAAGAAATGATTTCTGACAACCAGAATGTATTTTTTAAACAGAAAAGGCATTAAATAAGATTAAATCATTGCAAATCAGTATGccagtagcaaaaaaaaaaaaagaaaaagaaatccattGACCCCAAGAGGAAGGGAGAAAAAGGTTTCCATTTATACAGTCAGATGGTTGTAATTACTGCCAACATTTAAATTGATAGAGAATTGATGAGAGCTAGAAATTTTTTCCTGAATGTGCTAAAGACATTTTTAATTTCTGAAATTGCAaactaataatataataaaactaaTATCAAGCTTTAGCAAATTTCAAGCACTAGAATCCATACCCTTGATATCATCTACAGTGACAAATGAAGGATGACATAGCACACCAGCTTGGATAAACTCAGCCTTTGCAAGTTCAACCACAACCTTGGCTGAGAAGAACACAAAAGTTCAAGTATCAGCatttttttcaatcaataaaatgcTATCTGACTTAAAATGTTAGAAATTTAGAATCCTTAATCAAACTTGTttcaatagaaaaataaagaaacttcGTCAGGGGAGGGGGTTATAGTGAAACTATGAAGATACACAAAACCAATTCTTCCCTAACAAGAAATAACTTCTGCACTAGGGTGCTAGTTTGGGAACAAAGAATTAATGATAAAAACTCACCACCCCAGCAAAAGCCAGCAGCCCCAACTGCAGAAACACCTTTACTTTTTACAGCTTCAATTACTGGCTTTGCCTCCTCAAATCCCTTATCCTTTAGAAAGAATTATAGAGCTTCAGACACTATTAGTGCATGCTAAAAATCACATAGTAATTAGCTGAAAGCTGCAATATCAGGATCATCAATTTCAATCAAGGCCACAGAAGGTTTACACAGCTAGGTAGTTTAATAATTTATGAAGTAAGAACAATCTgttactttcagtaataatgATAAAGAAGTTATGCAGCTAAATCCACACACATATTCAGACAGCCTAATATGTTGTGAAATACCAAACTCACAATCTCAAATGAAAAATGCAGCAATATTTTCAAGTTTCGCAAAAGGGTCCACcatgagaaaatcaaaattataaacaacTTCCATGCAAGTATTAAAAGATAGAACCAACCGTTCCATGATCCTTCAACCAAACTTGTATAGGCCTATTAGCATCATCCGGCACATAGGGATCTCCATTAAAGAAGTCAGGAACTACCACAAAAAATCCAGCAGCTGCAACCTTGTCTGCAAGCttcctttaaaaagaaaaattaaaaaaaaaaagaaaaaaaagaaaaaattagttttcaGAATGTTACAGATCTGCGTGTCTAAAATGTGTAGAGTACAACTCCAACTTTTAACAGCAAAATCTTTATTGCTGCACTTCTTATTCAAAATAACATGGCATAGCTTCAAATAGAGAATTACAATCATCTATGTACTCCACTTCCAAATTAGAGAAAAATGAAAGTATTTTAAAGTGCCTAATATTTGACTGAATTAAGTCAACTAAGTTTCACACTGATGgctcaaaattttaaagaaatatatgtGTCACCTAAACTAAAAAGTCATAATGTAAAAGGAGTTCACCAACACATAAACACTGTTATAACAACCTAATCTGACAGACAATGCAAAACCcataaactaaacaaagaaaagagagatgaAAATTAGCCATACCTCAGGTTTGGAGCCTCATATCCTGCAGGAAAACTCAAACATGTTAAGATGGAATCATGGAACATGATACTGGTAATGAATTAACATAACCTATTTTAGAGCACACCACAAAAGCAAGCAAAAAAAACTGAAGTGTCAAAGAAAAGTGTGGGCACCATAAACGTCAGAGATGAGAAGGATGGCAAGCTTGGAGTTGGGAGAGCCAGAGACATAGGTGCTGAGTCCACCAAGCTGTTCAACATGGCCAGCTCCTGCATTTCGGTTCAAGGTTGGTgggcgaaaatgggtaattacccataagGAAACGCTCTTCTTCAGTTTGTTGGCCCGGTCCAGAGAAATGTTCCTTCCCCTTGAGCTCTAAAAGATCGTAGCACCTGTCCATATAGACCTCAGTTTCATGTAATACAATGAATAAAGTCGAAAATCATACAAAGTGAAACCCAATAGAGGTAACTTTAATGCTAAAAAACTCTGCACAGTGACACAACAACTTACTGCAAGAGCCTTAGCTGAATCTCCTTCAGTTAAAATCAAGGTACATTTATTAGCCACCCACATTAAAAGCctacaaaaattttgaagctACGgctgtataaatataaattgagTTTGTTTTTCTGATAAAAATCTCGTTATGCTAATTCAAGGTTGCAATATTTGGGAAACAAGCATACCTTTTTAGTCAATTAAGGTTTCAAAACCTTCATTCAGATTAGCTCCAACATTAGTGCAGCTACTTGAACGTGAGAGGTAGGGTTCAAGGAAACTGATGAAAAGGCTGATGAGGTTCTAAAGTGGAATATTCTGGATTGCTGGACTCCACAAAATCATTACCGATGGTCTAAACCCAACATGTTTAACACTCAGATTCAGTCCATCGGTAGTGATTTTCTGGCGTCCAACAATCCAAAATATCCCACTTTAGAACCTCATCAGCCTTTTCATCAGTTTCCTTGGACCCTACCTCTCACGTTCAAGTAGCTGCACTAATATCCACTGCATGTGATTGAATCCCCACGTACAAAGAGTCATACAGTAGTCTGTGAGATATATACACCTCAGGAGACTCGTAGGACAAGGTCTAGGAACATGCTCCCTTGAAGAACTCCAACAGATAGAAGAACAGTTAGAGAGGAGCGTAAGCAGCATTAGAGCTAGAAAGGTTAATTATAAAATCCCTAACTTGGCTTTCATGATATTTTACTAAATGGTAGTTTAACATGCTTTATCTTGGTCTATACTTTCAGCCTCAGGTTTTCAAGGAACAAATTGAGCAACTAAAGGAAATGGTAAAGTTTTAAATTGATTGATATGTAGGCCCAACAAGGTGATTTCAAGTTGCGTAGAAAGAAGTttccctgttttttttttttttttttttttttgagttcctgGCACTGAAATATTGCAGCACCATAAGTTTTTTCTTAACAGAATTTTTCAGTTGTTGCTGACTAGTATATGttctattttctaatttttcttcagGAAAAAGTCCTAGCAGCTGAAAATGCAAGGCTATGTGAGAAGGTGAACTTTtgcaattattattactagtacTAGTATTCTTTTATTACCTTGAGATTCCTAACTTGGTGCGGGCATCCAGCAGGTATAAATACTGCTTCCCCAAGCCTTTGCACAAAGGTCCACGGTTCAACACCTACAAAAGTGAAGTAATTGTGTAAATAATCATGCAAgggtattttcaaaatattattgcATTTTTATCATACTCACCAAATTCTTCCTTTAGCTTCCTTTTGTGCttttttcaatcaataaaaGGATTGGTCATGAATTGGGTGGACAACCTAAAAAAGCATTATCTATCAGAGACTGCACATGAGACATGGCTAATCAGAAGCTTAACTTGCTAATAAGTTACCTGTTGAGTGACAGGTGAACAATAGGTGTCCCTAAATTCGTTTGCATGCTTTCTAAGATATGCCTCTAATTGAGGAACATCTTCCCTCCGAAAAAGTCCCATAAAGCACTGCCTTCGACATGCATGTAGTCATAGCCCTTGTTGATGTATTGAAACTTCATTTTGCCACGGCTTGTAAGACTTTCCTTTCGAATTTCTTCACAGCAACTGAGACAGAGTTCATAAGAACATGTTGGGCAGCTTCGATGAAGGTCTACAATTGAAGTTGCACAATGATTGCTGCTCCAAGGCCAATAAAAAAAGCATTTAAAACAAACATTGCAATTAGCACCTCATAGAATTATAGAATTTCATAAAGAATAATAGTTTCTTACCAAAAGATACGCTCATCATTATAACAAATGGTTTGTTGTACTTCAATTTCAGAATATGATTTCCCTACCACAAATATTTTCCGTAAGCAATGTCTACAATTCAGAATATATGAAACATGAATGTGCTTTAATAAAAAGTGTATCAGCAGAACACATCATGAGCAGAAAATGGCACCAACCATTAAATCAGTTGTTTTATTGTCAGCTTCAGAAGTTCCAACACTTGCATGCTCAGTCATTGTTGCATCCTGTGTTCCAGATGGCTGtccctcttctttttcttgtttagaAGTCTCCTCTGCAGCCTTTTTAGCAGCTGCTTCTTGCCTCGCCCTCTCTTCTTCCATTGAAACTCTCAGAGCAAGAGCCAGAAATTGATACAGGTTGGGATCCACACCAAACTCAAAACCAGTGACTCCACCAGCTGCAGCTGCAGCTGCTGCTGCTGCAAAACCACTTCCACCTTCCCCATCCCCAGTGAAGATGGGTGTACTACCATTGGATAAAGGAAATTTagagtttaaatcataaaaaataaattataaaatcaaaactttaaTCTATAAAATAGGGAACAAATTAAATCCCAACCTTATAAGTACATCAGAAAGAGCATTAGGGCCAGGTGGAACATGTACAATGTGGCTAGTGTCATTGTTGTTAACGGCAGCAAGAAGTGCATCCAGCTTCTCTGTCTTCGCATCATCTTCTTCACTGAAATTTACAATATCAAGTGGTACACTgttcttttttaactttcttcCAATAGACTCCAATGTCTGGTTTCTCTTGTTTGATAGGACTGAAACCAGAAGATATGAAACGATGAAAATGTAAgagccagaaaaaaaaaatgaaaaaacagaATGAAGCATGACTGTAAACACCTTCCAGCAAATACAATAAATATTGttgctgttttttattttggcgaTGCTTAAGGGCCAACTGCGCCACCTGAATGCCAGCAGCCAGGTCCATCTCGCCACCTATTTCTAGACCTACATTGAAAGAGAAAACAAGTCACTCTAACACAGTTTAGAATATGATTTTAGAAAGAAAGTAGAATTGGGTTGTCTCAACTTTTGATTTTCGAAGAGtccttattaaataaatagttaaaaacaaaaggataaAAGTTAAgacaaataataacaaaaacagTAGTGGAGAGATGGTTATCGTTTAAAATTAAATTGTCCaaagccaatgagctctagctcaactaGCACCTCCTCCTCTTAATACAATTCATGTTTCATATAGGCCATTTTAATGGTTGGTCCCTCTTTCAAGTCTGAAGGTTAGAAAGGTTAAAAATCTAATCAGAGCAAGCATTTGAAGAAATTTACAGCAGtgagataaaaaatttaaataaaatcaaagacaAAACCTTAATCATCCCACTTGAGTGCAAGCACACATTACAGTTGCAGTTTCTACGGCAAAATGGGCAAAGCATcgaaacttcttcttcttctaagtgGGGGTACCTATACACACACAAAGAGCAAGAATGATGAATTAAAACAGGGGGAAAAAAGAACATCTCAGCAGAAAAGTTGAATGTACAAGGAATACCATACCATTGCTTGATACACTGGATGcaatacattttcttcttacacTTAGTGCAAGGAACAACAAGTTCAATTTTTCTTCATACACTGATGGCATTTTAAGCGATCTTCTCCATTACCCTGTTTACGACAATAATTATGAATACTATGCagtgaatgaagaaaaaaactaaaagaactAATTCCTTCAATGGAATTGGAATATGAAGATACATATAGGTCTACTATGAAAAAGGCATAGAGAAAAGAAGCTACATTCACATTTATTGGACTGCATCTCTCCTTGCTGGAATATCTACCTCCAGCTAATGTCCTTATTTGAGGCATTCACCTAGTTCCAATAATGTACGTTCAAAccatattgaaaacaaaaataatcttatTGAAATgtgaaaagagaaataataatggAATAAAGTGTGTTGTTTCACATTAAGCTTTCAGATACCTTTTTTGAATCTTACGCCGTCTCGTATAATGAGGAGGAGGTCTTGCATGTCCTTCGTCAGATGCCTCGGGCCCAACATTGTGTCCATGTTTGTGGCCCCCTGTCCCACACGGAGGTGCCTTTGATATGCGTTTAGGCCGACCTTCAGCCTCTGTAGGTAACCCAACCGCCTGCTCAGCCTGAACATGGGGTGGGTCAATGGCTGAAGAAGGGGTACTAAACGAACTATGGGAGGGTGGCTCCTGCTGCATGTCAGGTGGGGTACCCAGGTCAAAGGATGGAATGGGTGACAGCTGAAGAAATGACTGTGGGGTGGGTGGACAGACGTCAGAGCCAGAACAAGGAAGTGGGGTGGGTGGAGGGATGGTGGGGCAAGGAGATGGATGGGGGGtgggtgaagggatggtgggcGTAGGGGCTGGATGTGGGCTaggtgaagggatggtgggcGTAGGAGCTGAATGTGGGTTGGGTGAAGGGATGGTGACGGTAGGGGATGGATGTGGGGTGGatgaagggatggtggggctGGCGGATGCATGTGGGGTGGATGCAGAGGGATCGGGGGTACGGAGAAGCTGAGGGGTAGCAACAGGAGGACGAGATTGACATCCGGCCGGAGCTGTGCTCGTGCTTGGGCCGGTAGGCATAGATGGCTCCTCAATCGGGGCCTCAGGGATAGGAGGTTGGACACGTGTCATCGCCTGCACTGCCGTCAGTACCTCAGTAATGTCATTGTGGTCCTCCGTGCCCACTGGATGACGCCTCAACAAACGGACGTATCCTTCAATCTGCACATGAAAAGACCACACATATTAGACTTGCAATACGAAATCAACAATGCgaattgataataaaataaatgttggtTATGCTACTAGAAATTGCAAATTAAAGGGAGATGAAGTGCGAAGCAAAAAATGTAGTAACAAACATCATGCTCTCTAAACAGTGGTTTCATGGTAAGAAACACGGTAACTTGGGTTAGAAATAGAGAAGTTACCAGCAGAGTCACTACAGCACCAGGCCTATTGATGAACCTCCGAGTCACCCTTTTGAACCAGTCGTGGTACTCGTGCTCTGGAGGCATATCACCAAGCACTGCTTCACAACGCCGATAAAAGCGATTACCCCACTCAAGGATATGCACAGCATGTTTCTGCATCCAATTAACACCGATCTTCCCCCTCAAAT of the Quercus robur chromosome 10, dhQueRobu3.1, whole genome shotgun sequence genome contains:
- the LOC126703750 gene encoding endo-1,3;1,4-beta-D-glucanase-like encodes the protein MWVANKCTLILTEGDSAKALASSRGRNISLDRANKLKKSVSLWVITHFRPPTLNRNAGAGHVEQLGGLSTYVSGSPNSKLAILLISDVYGYEAPNLRKLADKVAAAGFFVVVPDFFNGDPYVPDDANRPIQVWLKDHGTDKGFEEAKPVIEAVKSKGVSAVGAAGFCWGAKVVVELAKAEFIQAGVLCHPSFVTVDDIKGVKVPIAVLGAENDHLSPPTLLKQFEEALATKPEAVCTESGMFALRERRVDVTEEDFEMVVAKVMKKETEKNMSLRKLWK
- the LOC126703751 gene encoding 26S proteasome non-ATPase regulatory subunit 4 homolog; protein product: MVWYPHLEEEEVSMLCPFCRRNCNCLEIGGEMDLAAGIQVAQLALKHRQNKKQQQYLLYLLEVLSNKRNQTLESIGRKLKKNSVPLDIVNFSEEDDAKTEKLDALLAAVNNNDTSHIVHVPPGPNALSDVLISTPIFTGDGEGGSGFAAAAAAAAAGGVTGFEFGVDPNLYQFLALALRVSMEEERARQEAAAKKAAEETSKQEKEEGQPSGTQDATMTEHASVGTSEADNKTTDLMVGAIFCS